The region ACGGGGATACGCGATATCGCGGCGAAGTAGCAGGCCTGGACGCCCGCCACGGCGAGCAGTCCGAACCCGACGAGCAGCGCGGGGCGCCGCCGTACGAGAGCGCGATGGCGCACGGCCAGCGGCAGCATCACCAGGGCCGCGCCCGCGACCCGCAGCCACACCACGTGGAGCGGGTCGAGCCCCGCCTCGATCAGCGGCTTCGCCGCGACACCCGATCCGCCGAAGGCGACCGCCGACGCGAGGGCGAGGCCCAGCCCGACGCCCTTCCCACGGTTGTCCTGACTGCCCTGAGAGGTATGCACCGGCACATGATGACAGGCGACGACATGAGCGTCACCCCCGATGACACCTGTCTCAACGATTGGACTGGCAGCCCGGGTCGCCACCGCCGACGTACGTCTCGAAGTCGAGGCGGAACTCGCATGCGAACTCGTCCTCGGCGTCGAAGGCGTTCTCGATGCGCAGAAGCAGCGTCCGGGCGTCCACGCCGGCCCGCCGCAGGACCTCGACGGCCCGCGCCTGCGGATCGGTGACGATCGAGGCGAGCAGATCGAGACAGCGGGCCCGTTCGTCACCCCGCCGTTCGGCACGCTCGCACGCGCTCTCCATGGCTCCGGCCGCCACCGGTGACCAGCCCGCCTCGGCCACGACCCGCGACCAGCCCGCCTCGGCGACGACCGGAACCGCCCCCGAGTCCTCGACGCCGCTCTGCCAGCGCAGTCCGTAGCCGATGCTGCGCTGCACGAGATAGCCGAGCAGCCGGGCGACCTGCGGGGCGCCGTCGAAGACGGCACGCACCTGGGGGTCGGCCTCCAGCAGTGAGTGCAGCAGATGGGCGGTGTCGATCTGCCGGTCGCCGTCCCGCAGCGCCCGCCTGCGTGCGCCGGAGACCACCGACGCCAGCTCGGCTGCGAGCCTGGCATCGAGTTCCGTGCGGTGGGAGCCGCTCTCGGCGGCGGGCTGCTGGGGGATACGCGGTGGCACAACCCCTACCCCATCAGTCCCGGCGACCCGGGTCATCCTCGGTGGGCAGCATCTTCACGTCCCACACAGGGTGGGCTTCCGCGAGCACGTTCTCCTCCTTACGGATGACTTCGCACTCTTTCTCCCCCAGGTTCTCCCTCAAGGCGCGCGCCGCCTTGCTTCCCGCGTAAGCCCCAAGGATGCGCCGCGCGCGTGGGACCTGTTCGACGCGGCGGTGATACGGCAGGTGGGCCGAGTTCACAATTCCTGACGGTTCATCAGTATTGAATGTTCCGAGGGCTGCGGCTACGTTCCGCGACACCGTAGCTGCGCCGGGCGCAGCGCCTGACACGAAGGGGTGGTCGCATGGCCGAAGTCAGCGCGGAAGCACGCATCGAGGCGCCGGCCGAGAAGGTCTGGGCGCAGCTCACGGACTTCTCCTCGTACGGCGAGTGGAACTCGACCCACACCAACTTCCCCAAGGGTGGCCCCGCCTCACTCGAGGTCGGCGGCACCTTCCAGGAGAACATGAAGCTCATGGGGTTCCCGGCCGAGGTCGAGTGGACCATCGAGGAACTGGAGCCCGCCCGCACCCTGGCCATCCGCGGCAAGGGCCCCATGGCGGTGACCGTCGCCACCCGCTACACCCTGACCCCCAACGGCGACGCCACCTCGGTGCGGATCGACGGGGAGTTCACCGGCGCGGCCGTCTCGCTGATGGCGGGCAAGCTCAAGGACTCGGCGACGGCCGCCCTCAACGAATCGCTGCGCAAGCTGGCCGGACTGGTGACCTGACTCCCACGCCTGACCCGAGACCCGCATCCAGCCCCCGTACATGGACAGGCGCCCCGCGGAAACACTTCCACGGGGCGCCGTCAGATACCACAGCATGCCCGTCAGTCCTCGTCGGCGAGGATCAGGTACAGCTTCTTGCGGGCTTCGTTGATGACCGCCAGCGCCTTGTCGCGCTGGTCCTTGCTGCCGGTCTTCCAGACCTGCCCGAAGGCCTCCATGAGACCGAAGCCGGCCTGCCGGATCTCGTGCAGCGTCTCCCAGTCGACCCCGCGCCCGGCCTCTTCCCACGGCGCCTCGGGGCCCGCCTCGGCCGCTTCGCGGCCTTCGTCGGTGAGCGAGAAGAGCTTCTTGCCGCCCTCTGCCGCACTGGTGATGAGGCCCTCGTCCTCCAGCAGCTGGAGGGTCGGGTAGACCGAACCCGGGCTGGGCTTCCACGCCCCGCCGCTGCGCTCGGCGATCTCCTGGATCATCTCGTAGCCGTGCATGGGCCGGTCCTTGAGAAGGGCCAGGATCGACGCGCGTACGTCACCGCGCCGCGCCCTGCCGCCCGGACCGCCCCGGCCGCCGCGCCTGCCACCCCAGGGGCCCGGCCCGAAGCCGAACCCGGGGCCGCCGGGACCACCGCCCGGACCACCCGGACCGAAGGGCCCGAAAGCCCCGCGCCGCCCTTCGAAGCGGCCCCGGTCACGCGGACCGGGCCCACCGTGTCGGCCATGTCCACGTTCGAATCCAAATTCCTGTCCTTGGGGACGCATCGCCATCACTCCATTCGTTCTTTGATCGGTCGCGATGCGTCAACGATATATCGGAATAGCTCGCCTGACAACCCTCGGAAGTCCGGGCAGGTCAGGGGGCCGGACGGCCACAACCGGTCCAGTTCCACGGAATTGGCGTTGTCCCGCGGCCCACGCGGGCCGCTAGCGTCGGGGCATGCGGATTCGAATCGTCGACGCCTTCACCGACCGTCCCTTCACGGGCAACCCGGCCGGGGTCCTCCTTCTCGACCACGACACCTTCCCCGAGGACAGCCGGCTCCAGAGCGTCGCCCTGGAGGTCAACCACGCGGAGACGGCCTTCGCGCACCGCCTCCCCGAGGGCGGCGACGCCGACTGGGCGCTGCGCTGGTTCACCCCCGTCGCCGAGGTCGCGATGTGCGGGCACGCGACCCTCGCCACCGCACACGTCCTGCGCACCACGGGCGCCCACACGGGACCGGTGCGGTTCGCCACGCTCAGCGGCGTACTCGTCGCCATGCCCCACGAGGACGGTTCCCTGACGCTGGACTTCCCCACCGCTCCGCTCACCCCGGTCGAGGTCCCGGACGGCGTCGCCGAGGCCCTGGGCGCCGAGCCGCTCACGACCTTCGACACCGGCCCGAACACCGGCGACCTGCTGATCGAGGTCGCCGACGAGAAGACGGTCAGGGGACTCGCCCCCGATCACAGGGCCCTCGCCCGGTACTCCGAGCGCGGCATCATCGCGACCGCCCGCGCCGAAGACCCCTCCCAGGGCTACGACTTCGTCTCGCGCTGCTTCTTCCCGAACCTCGGCATCGACGAGGACCCGGTCACCGGCAGCGCCCACACCGCCCTCGCGCCCTACTGGTCCGAGCGCCTCGGCCGCCCCGGCCTCACCGGCCTGCAGGCCTCCCCGCGCTCCGGCCTCGTCCGCACCGAGCTGCGCGGCAACCGCACGCTGCTCACAGGCCACGCGGTCACGGTCATCGAGGGCGAACTCCTCGCGTAGCGACGCACGAAAAAGCCGTACAAAAAAGGGGCGTACGAGAGTGTCGTACGCCCCTTTCGGACCCGCTCACGCCGCTGCTCAGGCGGTCGGCAGCCAGCCCACCTTCCCCGCCAGCAGCGCGTATCCCACGAACGCCCCGATGTCGAGCAGCGAGTGCGCCACCACGAGCGGTCCGACCCGGCCCCACCGCCGGTACAGGTAGACGAAGACCACGCCCATCGCCATGTTCCCGATGAAACCACCGATGCCCTGATAGAGGTGGTACGAGCCGCGCAGCACCGCGCTCGCCACCAGCGCGGTCCCCGGCGTCCAGCCCAGCTGCCCGAGCCGGCGC is a window of Streptomyces sp. NBC_00271 DNA encoding:
- a CDS encoding Clp protease N-terminal domain-containing protein, producing MPPRIPQQPAAESGSHRTELDARLAAELASVVSGARRRALRDGDRQIDTAHLLHSLLEADPQVRAVFDGAPQVARLLGYLVQRSIGYGLRWQSGVEDSGAVPVVAEAGWSRVVAEAGWSPVAAGAMESACERAERRGDERARCLDLLASIVTDPQARAVEVLRRAGVDARTLLLRIENAFDAEDEFACEFRLDFETYVGGGDPGCQSNR
- a CDS encoding PhzF family phenazine biosynthesis protein, with the protein product MRIRIVDAFTDRPFTGNPAGVLLLDHDTFPEDSRLQSVALEVNHAETAFAHRLPEGGDADWALRWFTPVAEVAMCGHATLATAHVLRTTGAHTGPVRFATLSGVLVAMPHEDGSLTLDFPTAPLTPVEVPDGVAEALGAEPLTTFDTGPNTGDLLIEVADEKTVRGLAPDHRALARYSERGIIATARAEDPSQGYDFVSRCFFPNLGIDEDPVTGSAHTALAPYWSERLGRPGLTGLQASPRSGLVRTELRGNRTLLTGHAVTVIEGELLA
- a CDS encoding type II toxin-antitoxin system Rv0910 family toxin, yielding MAEVSAEARIEAPAEKVWAQLTDFSSYGEWNSTHTNFPKGGPASLEVGGTFQENMKLMGFPAEVEWTIEELEPARTLAIRGKGPMAVTVATRYTLTPNGDATSVRIDGEFTGAAVSLMAGKLKDSATAALNESLRKLAGLVT
- a CDS encoding PadR family transcriptional regulator; protein product: MRPQGQEFGFERGHGRHGGPGPRDRGRFEGRRGAFGPFGPGGPGGGPGGPGFGFGPGPWGGRRGGRGGPGGRARRGDVRASILALLKDRPMHGYEMIQEIAERSGGAWKPSPGSVYPTLQLLEDEGLITSAAEGGKKLFSLTDEGREAAEAGPEAPWEEAGRGVDWETLHEIRQAGFGLMEAFGQVWKTGSKDQRDKALAVINEARKKLYLILADED